From a single Notolabrus celidotus isolate fNotCel1 chromosome 7, fNotCel1.pri, whole genome shotgun sequence genomic region:
- the rfc1 gene encoding replication factor C subunit 1, producing MDIRRFFAPTAAKPVVQKPAPNGNTKTEEKKKKNLPSSDEEVKKKETTKVKSSKQEDKRKDSEKKRKKHAVIESDSEDEQPTRKSVKSPKENKTKKKTELPLKKDPVQYVSESDSDSDTFQSLKKASKAKQNGSSKPTKSQAASSSPGTKAGMKSPVQPSSKGKTAVKSPPVPVTPKSTPPPPPKHTPTSVLDYFGSGSVQRSEKKLVASTKRKAPDPVMDDLLTDEQIARELQMDEEMELEKQVHEDEEFARTLAMLDQEPQAKKARKGSDEKREPGPSPTKSKQAVVFEDEDEDEIAPTPEKKPSPVKASSKLAMMKKKAEEKPEGSKAKTPIFPTKIKISPKKEPIASSSSDMTFTPKAGTTPKTVKTSPKKPESTTTSPDDPEKKKANASAYRNFLNRDGPRALGSKEIPQGAENCLEDCVFVLTGVMESLERDDAKALIERYGGKVTISLSKKTTYLVQGRDSGVSKLEKAESLGTKILDEDGLLELIRTKPGKKSKYEIAAEAENKASKRRTPPSNITKSTPKAQKISPSKGNSRSPHTPSPSKTGLAQGHRAKNKDGSTPPGRGSGHTARRELGLASSTSTSSSSSAPASLSVSTTGEGASLLWVDKYRPQSLKTVIGQQGDQSCANKLQRWLQNWHKNHCGSAAKPAAPKFGKFGGGRDDGSGFKAALLSGPPGVGKTTTAALVCEELGFSYVEMNASCTRSKNSLKEVVAESLNNTSIEDFYKGHSQTVSSKHVLIMDEIDGMAGNEDRGGIQEMIGLIKSSKIPIICMCNDRNHQKIRSLANYCFDLRFQRPRVEQIKAAMMSIAFKEGIKIPPPALNEIILASNQDVRQVIHNMSMWSARDKVMTYDQCKSDAAKARKDMKMGPFDVCRKVFVAGEETSHMSLIDKSDLFFHDYSLAPLFVQENYLHVRPKAAGGDLKSHLVLLSKTADSISDGDLVDRRIRSGQNWSLLPTQAIYASVLPGELMKGYMSQFPSFPSWLGKFSSTNKHSRIIQELSSHMGLKTLSSKQAVNLDYLHYLRQALLSPLQKKGADGASDAVQLLDDYQLIREDVDSIMEISVWGGKADPYSKLDSKVKAAFTRAYNKEVHLTPYSLQVVKKGRRGGGGGGDAELGGEEVENEVQESEEEGEGLKTDAMIKQKKAKATKETKKVTKKETKKEDSGKGKGKGKGKGKK from the exons ATG GACATTAGGCGGTTCTTTGCACCAACTGCAGCCAAACCTGTGGTGCAGAAACCAGCCCCGAATGGAAACAccaaaacagaggagaagaaaaagaagaatctGCCTTCTTCAGATGAGgaagtgaaaaagaaagagaccaCCAAG GTCAAAAGCTCCAAACAAGAGGACAAACGCAAggacagtgagaaaaaaagaaagaagcatgcTGTCATAGAATCAG ACTCGGAGGATGAGCAGCCAACGAGGAAGTCAGTCAAATCTCCCAAAGAGaataagacaaaaaagaagACGGAGCTCCCTCTTAAAAAGGATCCTGTGCAGTATGTCTCTGAGTCAG ATTCAGACAGTGACACCTTTCAGAGTTTGAAGAAGGCCTCAAAAGCTAAGCAGAATGGTTCATCCAAACCAACGAAGTCACAGGCAGCAAGCTCTAGTCCAGGAACCAAAGCAGGGATGAAATCTCCTGTCCAGCCCTCCTCCAAGGGGAAAACTGCAGTTAAATCTCCTCCTGTGCCTGTCACCCCCAAGTCAACCCCACCTCCTCCGCCAAAACACACCCCCACCTCAGTTCTGGACTACTTTGGCAGCGGGTCTGTTCAGCGCTCTGAGAAGAAGCTGGTGGCCAGCACCAAACGAAAGGCT CCAGATCCGGTCATGGATGATTTACTCACTGATGAGCAAATCGCCAGAGAGCTGCAGATGGACGAGGAAATGGAG CTTGAAAAGCAGGTCCATGAGGATGAGGAGTTTGCCAGAACGCTGGCCATGTTAGATCAGGAACCTCAAGCAAAAAAG GCGCGTAAAGGCTCCGATGAAAAACGAGAGCCTGGCCCCAGTCCGACAAAAAGCAAACAGGCCGTCGTGTTTgaggacgaggacgaggacGAGATTGCTCCGACCCCAGAGAAGAAGCCCTCCCCTGTCAAAGCCAGCTCCAAACTGGCGATGATGAAGAAAAAGGCTGAAGAGAAACCTGAAGGGTCCAAGGCTAAAACACCAATTTTCCCAACAAAAATCAAAATCTCTCCAAAAAAGGAGCCCATCGCCTCCTCCAGCTCAGACATGACGTTCACACCCAAAGCAGGGACCACGCCCAAAACTGTTAAAACTTCTCCCAAGAAACCAGAG AGCACAACTACGAGTCCTGATGACCCAGAAAAGAAGAAAGCCAATGCTTCAGCTTACAGGAACTTCCTCAATAGAGACGGACCCCGGGCTCTGGGCTCAAAGGAAATCCCCCAG GGTGCAGAGAATTGTTTGgaggactgtgtgtttgtgctgacgGGGGTCATGGAGTCCCTGGAGAGGGATGATGCCAAAGCCCTCATTGAGCGCTATGGAGGGAAGGTGACAATCAGCCTCAGCAAGAAGACGACCTACCTGGTACAGGGCAGAGATAGTGGAGTGTCCAAGCTGGAAAAG GCTGAAAGTTTGGGTACCAAGATCCTGGATGAAGACGGTCTGTTGGAGCTGatcagaaccaaaccaggaAAGAAGTCTAAATACGAGATTGCTGCAGAGGCCGAG aACAAAGCATCAAAGAGGAGGACTCCCCCCAGTAACATAACAAAGAGCACCCCCAAAGCCCAGAAGATCTCTCCCTCTAAAGGTAACTCTCGGTCGCCTCACACACCAAGCCCGTCAAAAACCGGCCTGGCACAAGGCCACAGGGCCAAGAACAAAGATGGCAGCACTCCACCTGGGAGAGGCTCAGGTCACACAGCCAGGAGGGAACTGGGCCTTGCCTCTTCAACTTCcacctcttcttcatcttctgctCCTGCATCTTTATCTGTATCAACAACTGGGGAGGGTGCCAGTCTGTTGTGGGTAGACAAGTACCGCCCACAGTCTCTGAAGACTGTAATTGGCCAGCAGGGAGACCAGAGCTGTGCCAATAAGCTTCAACGCTGGCTGCAGAACTGGCACAAAAACCACTGTGGGAGTGCTGCCAAACCAGCAG CACCCAAGTTTGGTAAAtttggaggagggagagatgatgGATCAGGATTCAAAGCAGCTCTGCTTTCTGGACCACCGGGGGTGGGGAAAACCACCACAGCTGCCCTGGTCTGTGAG GAGCTGGGCTTCAGCTACGTGGAAATGAACGCCAGCTGTACTCGCAGCAAAAACAGCCTGAAGGAAGTCGTTGCAGAGTCACTGAACAACACCAGCATAGAGGACTTCTACAAAG gacaCTCTCAGACAGTGAGCAGTAAACACGTCCTGATCATGGATGAGATTGATGGAATGGCTGGCAATGAGGACCGTGGAGGAATCCAG GAGATGATCGGCCTGATCAAAAGCTCAAAGATTCCCATCATCTGCATGTGCAACGATCGCAACCACCAAAAGATCAGGTCTCTGGCCAACTATTGTTTTGACTTGCGCTTCCAGAGGCCGCGAGTTGAACAGAttaag gCAGCAATGATGTCGATCGCTTTCAAAGAGGGAAtcaagatcccacccccagcacTTAATGAAATTATCCTAGCCTCTAATCAGGATGTCCGACAG GTGATCCACAACATGAGTATGTGGTCAGCTAGAGACAAGGTGATGACATACGACCAGTGCAAGTCTGATGCAGCTAAAGCCCGCAAGGACATGAAGATGGGACCATTTGATGTTTGTCGAAAGGTGTTTGTCGCAGGGGAGGAGACTAGCCACATGAGCCTCATCGACAAGTCCGATCTGTTCTTCCACGACTACTCACTGGCACCGCTCTTTGTGCAGGAGAACTACCTGCATGTTCGGCCTAAAGCTGCAGG TGGTGACCTGAAGTCTCACCTGGTGTTGCTCAGTAAGACGGCTGACTCCATCAGTGATGGAGACCTGGTGGACAGACGGATCCGCTCAGGGCAGAACTGGTCTTTGCTTCCAACCCAG gcCATCTATGCCAGCGTGCTACCAGGCGAGCTCATGAAAGGCTACATGAGTCAGTTTCCCTCCTTCCCCAGCTGGCTCGGCAAGTTCTCGTCCACAAATAAACATTCCCGCATCATCCAGGAGCTGTCCTCACACATGGGTCTAAA GACTCTGAGTAGCAAACAGGCAGTGAACCTGGACTACCTGCACTACCTGAGGCAGGCGCTGCTGAGCCCGCTTCAGAAGAAAGGAGCAGACGGGGCCAGTGATGCTGTGCAGCTGCTGGACGACTACCAGCTAATCAGAGAGGACGTGGACAGCATCATGGAGATCAGCGTGTGGGGTGGGAAAGCTGATCCCTACTCCAAACTAGACTCTAAG gTAAAAGCAGCATTCACACGGGCTTACAATAAAGAGGTCCACCTCACGCCGTACTCCCTACAAGTAGTGAAGAAAGGCCGGCGTGGTGGTGGCGGCGGTGGGGATGCTGAGCTTGGAGGAGAGGAAGTAGAAAACGAGGTGCAGGAGTctgaggaagaaggagagggcTTGAAGACAGACGCCATGATCAAA cAGAAGAAGGCCAAAGCCACCAAGGAGACAAAGAAGGTGAcgaagaaagagacaaagaaggaGGATTCTGGAAAGGGCAAAGGCAAGGGGAAAGGCAAGGGCAAGAAATAA